One window from the genome of Halostella litorea encodes:
- a CDS encoding adenylate kinase family protein: MRVAVTGTPGTGKTTATERLDVDLDVVHLNEVLREEGLYDEVDEERGSVVADMDAVAEWLGDYDDAVIDSHLAHHFDADRVVVLRCRPEEIERRLRERGEPPEKAEENAESEALDVILAEAVDAHGEERVYEVDTTDRDPNEVAAAVEAVVAGEREPSAGTVSFVEYL, encoded by the coding sequence ATGAGGGTCGCCGTCACCGGCACGCCCGGGACGGGCAAGACGACCGCGACCGAGCGGCTGGACGTCGACCTCGACGTGGTCCACCTCAACGAGGTCCTCCGCGAGGAGGGGCTCTACGACGAGGTCGACGAGGAGCGCGGCAGCGTCGTCGCCGACATGGACGCCGTCGCCGAGTGGCTCGGCGACTACGACGACGCCGTGATAGACTCCCACCTCGCGCACCACTTCGACGCGGACCGCGTCGTTGTGTTGCGCTGCCGTCCCGAGGAGATCGAGCGCCGCCTCCGCGAGCGGGGCGAACCCCCCGAGAAAGCCGAGGAAAACGCCGAGAGCGAGGCGCTGGACGTGATCCTCGCGGAGGCGGTCGACGCCCACGGCGAGGAGCGCGTGTACGAGGTGGACACGACCGACCGCGACCCCAACGAGGTGGCCGCCGCCGTCGAGGCCGTCGTCGCGGGCGAGCGCGAACCGAGCGCGGGCACCGTCTCCTTCGTCGAGTACCTATGA
- a CDS encoding CDP-alcohol phosphatidyltransferase family protein, whose translation MTLDQLRPYVDGLLDPWVSAADRVGLTPNGVSAVAGLVAVGAGVAYYLAGADPVWYAVGSALVVLNGWFDVIDGALARRQSVDSEAGDLLDHVLDRYADIVIIAGVAAGVGRYDLGLAAVTGVLMTSYLGTQAQAVGLDRLYAGLVGRADRLVIIAAVGFAAAAVDPTAYGLGLPGWLLVFLAVVGHLTAVQRFYEAWGRLD comes from the coding sequence ATGACGCTGGACCAACTGCGCCCCTACGTCGACGGGCTGCTCGACCCGTGGGTGAGTGCGGCCGACCGCGTCGGCCTCACGCCCAACGGCGTCAGCGCCGTCGCGGGGCTGGTCGCCGTCGGCGCGGGCGTCGCGTACTACCTCGCCGGGGCCGACCCAGTCTGGTACGCCGTCGGCTCGGCGCTGGTCGTGCTCAACGGCTGGTTCGACGTGATCGACGGCGCGCTCGCCCGCCGGCAGTCGGTCGACTCGGAGGCCGGCGACCTGCTGGACCACGTGCTCGACCGCTACGCCGACATCGTCATCATCGCCGGCGTCGCCGCCGGCGTCGGGCGCTACGACCTCGGCCTCGCGGCGGTGACCGGCGTCCTGATGACCTCCTACCTCGGCACGCAGGCCCAGGCCGTCGGGCTGGACCGCCTGTACGCCGGCCTCGTGGGTCGCGCCGACCGGCTGGTGATCATCGCGGCGGTCGGCTTCGCGGCGGCGGCCGTCGACCCGACGGCCTACGGCCTCGGGCTGCCGGGGTGGCTGCTCGTCTTCCTCGCGGTCGTCGGCCACCTCACCGCAGTCCAGCGGTTCTACGAGGCGTGGGGCCGGCTCGACTGA
- a CDS encoding multiprotein bridging factor aMBF1: MVQCEMCGAETSSPKKVKVEGAELDVCSDCADFGTEVKTQSSSGETSTKYSTSSGGSSSSSSASGSTSTTSSTGGGSRSRSDMFDDMDELAQDYDDRIRNAREDRGLSQADLANELNEKASLIRKLERGDTLPSDEVQSELEGYLDITLSGSGGGEDTEWEGGSSTGEYTLGDVVKRKD; encoded by the coding sequence ATGGTTCAGTGTGAGATGTGCGGCGCGGAGACCTCGTCGCCGAAGAAGGTGAAAGTCGAAGGCGCGGAGTTGGACGTCTGCAGCGACTGCGCCGACTTCGGGACGGAGGTCAAGACCCAGTCCTCGTCCGGCGAGACGTCGACCAAGTACTCGACGTCGTCCGGCGGGTCCAGCTCGTCGTCCAGCGCCTCGGGCAGCACCTCGACGACGAGCTCCACCGGCGGCGGCTCCCGGAGCCGGTCGGACATGTTCGACGACATGGACGAGCTCGCGCAGGACTACGACGACCGCATCCGCAACGCCCGCGAGGACCGCGGGCTCTCGCAGGCCGACCTCGCCAACGAGCTCAACGAGAAGGCGAGCCTCATCCGGAAGTTAGAGCGGGGCGACACGCTCCCCAGCGACGAGGTGCAGTCCGAACTGGAGGGCTACCTCGACATCACCCTGAGCGGCAGCGGCGGCGGCGAGGACACCGAGTGGGAGGGCGGCTCCTCGACCGGCGAGTACACGCTGGGCGACGTGGTCAAGCGCAAGGACTGA
- the tpiA gene encoding triose-phosphate isomerase: MFVLVNLKAYPCDPVAVAEAAADVDDDTDAEIVIAPQAAHLPAVADTGVTTWAQHVSPVEHGSHTGSTLAEAAADAGATGTLLNHSENRLKLADIDGSLDAAERVGFDTCVCANNPEQVAAAAALGPDGVAVEPPELIGTGTPVSQADPDIVRDAVAAAEDVDESVDVYCGAGISTGEDLVAARDLGADGVLLASGVAKADDPAAALADLVDPL; encoded by the coding sequence ATGTTCGTTCTCGTCAACCTGAAGGCGTACCCGTGTGACCCCGTCGCCGTCGCGGAGGCCGCGGCGGACGTCGACGACGACACCGACGCGGAGATCGTCATCGCGCCACAGGCCGCCCACCTGCCGGCCGTGGCCGACACCGGCGTGACGACGTGGGCCCAGCACGTCAGCCCCGTCGAGCACGGCAGCCACACCGGCAGCACGCTCGCCGAGGCGGCCGCCGACGCCGGCGCGACCGGCACGCTGCTCAACCACTCGGAGAACCGGCTGAAGCTCGCCGACATCGACGGTTCGCTCGACGCCGCCGAGCGCGTCGGCTTCGACACCTGCGTATGCGCGAACAACCCCGAGCAGGTCGCCGCGGCGGCCGCGCTCGGCCCGGACGGCGTCGCCGTCGAGCCGCCGGAACTGATCGGCACCGGGACGCCCGTCAGCCAGGCCGACCCGGACATCGTTCGGGACGCCGTCGCGGCCGCCGAGGACGTCGACGAGAGCGTCGACGTGTACTGCGGCGCGGGGATCAGTACGGGCGAGGACCTCGTGGCCGCCCGCGACCTCGGGGCCGACGGCGTCCTGCTCGCCAGCGGCGTGGCGAAGGCCGACGACCCGGCCGCCGCGCTCGCCGACCTCGTCGACCCGCTGTAA
- a CDS encoding PadR family transcriptional regulator, with the protein MHDLTGFQRDLLTVIAGLDDPHGLAIKDELEKYYETEIHHGRLYPNLDTLVDKGLVEKGELDRRTNYYALTQRGKREIEARREWEEEYLESDSESATVS; encoded by the coding sequence ATGCACGATCTAACAGGGTTCCAGCGGGATCTGCTGACGGTCATCGCTGGCTTGGACGACCCACACGGACTCGCTATCAAGGACGAACTCGAGAAGTACTACGAGACGGAGATACATCACGGTCGGCTGTACCCGAACCTCGACACGCTGGTCGACAAGGGGCTGGTCGAGAAGGGGGAACTCGACCGCCGAACCAACTACTACGCGCTGACCCAGCGGGGGAAACGCGAGATAGAGGCGCGCCGCGAGTGGGAGGAGGAGTACCTGGAGAGCGACTCCGAGTCCGCGACGGTCTCGTAG
- a CDS encoding toll/interleukin-1 receptor domain-containing protein codes for MSDERVFVSHAPGDGELVGRLFRSIRNLPFDVHVAGEEVERGRDRGSLRGRIDESSVTVAVLTPAGASNQWVNQEIGYAVARGVDIVPATSSADLLGGYLAGSDTVTLDGESMDRSVFELLSALRSLLAPVGGLDTPKWYLPFHCTVEGCSAAVTLDVDRDQPGLWRLHDHGRTIHVDCGECGARYHFDPGTLAFLRRETPRAE; via the coding sequence ATGAGCGACGAGCGAGTGTTCGTCTCGCACGCGCCGGGGGATGGGGAACTCGTCGGGCGGCTGTTCCGGTCGATCCGGAACCTGCCCTTTGACGTCCACGTCGCGGGCGAGGAGGTGGAGCGGGGCCGCGACAGGGGGAGCCTCAGGGGCCGCATCGACGAGAGTTCCGTCACCGTAGCGGTGCTGACCCCGGCCGGGGCGTCGAACCAGTGGGTCAACCAGGAGATCGGGTACGCCGTCGCTCGGGGGGTAGACATCGTGCCGGCCACGTCGAGCGCGGACCTGCTCGGCGGCTACCTCGCCGGGTCCGACACGGTCACGCTCGACGGCGAGTCGATGGACCGGTCCGTGTTCGAACTCCTCTCGGCCCTGCGGAGCCTGCTGGCCCCGGTCGGGGGGCTGGACACGCCGAAGTGGTACCTCCCGTTCCACTGCACCGTCGAGGGCTGTTCGGCCGCCGTGACGCTCGACGTCGACCGCGACCAGCCCGGCCTGTGGCGGCTCCACGACCACGGGCGGACGATCCACGTCGACTGCGGCGAGTGCGGCGCGCGGTACCACTTCGACCCGGGGACGCTGGCCTTCCTCCGGCGGGAGACCCCACGCGCCGAGTGA
- a CDS encoding J domain-containing protein translates to MAVTDRRGCDGCGRSLPVDDLYSVTMPDGHTAVCCPECREYAETAAEKAAGLDQRRRSCDGCGAEHRVADLTEVTLSDGTSVLCCGECERHVPGRGDDRTSTTGDRAAADDTDGAADRSATDETDETAVTRNACDGCREEFTVELYRVEMVDGRTQSFCPDCKDEGLADGIVKAVRMRRAEAYATLGVDGDADDEAIRSAFLEKVKEAHPDRAGGSQSEFKAVKRAYERLTE, encoded by the coding sequence ATGGCTGTGACCGACAGGCGGGGCTGTGACGGCTGCGGGCGAAGCCTGCCGGTCGACGATCTGTACTCCGTGACGATGCCGGACGGCCACACCGCGGTCTGCTGCCCGGAGTGTCGCGAGTACGCCGAGACGGCCGCCGAGAAGGCGGCCGGGCTGGACCAGCGACGCCGCTCCTGTGACGGCTGCGGGGCCGAGCACCGCGTGGCGGACCTCACGGAGGTGACGCTGTCCGACGGGACGTCCGTGCTGTGCTGTGGGGAGTGCGAGCGGCACGTCCCGGGCCGCGGCGACGACCGCACGTCGACGACGGGCGACCGGGCGGCGGCCGACGACACCGACGGGGCGGCCGACCGCTCGGCCACGGACGAGACGGACGAGACGGCGGTCACGCGAAACGCCTGCGACGGCTGTCGCGAGGAGTTCACCGTCGAACTGTACCGCGTCGAGATGGTCGACGGCCGGACGCAGTCGTTCTGTCCGGACTGCAAGGACGAAGGCTTAGCGGACGGCATCGTGAAGGCGGTGCGGATGCGCCGGGCCGAGGCGTACGCGACGCTCGGCGTCGACGGCGATGCCGACGACGAGGCGATCCGGTCGGCGTTCCTGGAGAAGGTAAAGGAGGCGCATCCGGACCGCGCGGGCGGCAGCCAGTCGGAGTTCAAGGCCGTCAAGCGGGCGTACGAGCGGCTCACGGAGTGA